The genomic interval AGTCCTGACACGACAAAAAGAGCGGGTAAAATGGCGGTATTTAAAATCGGAAAACGTACCAAAACAGAGATCAAAAAGCCCGTATAGGCACAAATCACCACGGCAAAGACAACGCTTAAAACCTCGATCAAAGGACGGAATTTTCGTAAAATTCCCATGATAAGCGTGAAATAGCCCAAGAGTTGGCTCTTTTTAGCCAACACCACAGAGATCTCTTTTTCAAACAGATACAGACACATAATGAGTGTCAGTGGGATATAGACCGAAATCGCCATAACACCAATCGACATGACCGAAGAGAAATTGTAGTGAATCAAAATCTTCCAAAAATAGAGTGGTTTTTCCAAATCACCCACCAAAAAGACCATACCCAAAGCAATCGTCACAAAGGAGACCAAAGAGGCAGCTTTAAGAAGAGGTGTATCCTCGTGTTGTTTTTTATAAAAACGCACCAATAAAGCAACAATCAAAGCACCACCCGAAATACCCGCAAGCAGCAGATACACCGCGATCGGCCAGCCCCACTCAACACCATGTGAAAACCCGTATGTAAAATTAATGGCTCCATTCATATCACACCCCCACCTTTACAACCGGTATGTAGCGCAGACTTGGCTTCGTTCCATAGGTTGGTTTCATGCGCACGGAATCTTTTACATGTAAGATCTGATTGATGTACGCATTTTCATCGTTCAAGTCCCCAAACACGAGCGCTTTGTATTTACACGACTCCACACACGCGGGCTCTTTGCCTTTGGCTAAATTCGTATTGAGGCAGAAGTTACAGTTTTCAGCCGCTTTGGTTTTTTTATTGATAAAACGCACATCGTACGGACACGCGACGATGCAGTATTTACAGGCGATGCAATCATCGGGATTCATCGTGACAATGCCCGTTTTAGCATCTTTGTGACACGCTTTGCTTGGACACACCGCAACACAAGGGGCATCTTCACACTGCTGACATGAAACACGCACATACTTCTTTTCCATCGGTGTCTCAGGATCGGTTTTATTTTCAAGATAAAGGCGTACTTGACCTTCAGGCACATCATTGACTTTTCGACACGCTACTTCACAATCGGTACATCCCACACACTTGTTTTGATCAAAAATCATCCCATAGTGCGGTTTTTTTTCTGCTTTTTCTGCTTCCATTGCAACACTGTAACCCGCAGTGCCCAAGCTCACAGAACCAAGACCTAAAACTTTTAGAAAAGCTCTTCTTTTCCCGTCATTTTCCATCTTCTCCTCCAATTCGTGTAGATGAATACACAAGACCTACAGTTTCTTTTTCTCGATACCGTGGGCTTGTTTTATTTCCTCATCGCTCAGTGGTTTTGCACTATTAGCAAGCTCCCCTGGCTTCAATACTTTCAGTAACTCAACTTCAAAAACCACCGTTGAACCTGCTGGAATCTCTTGCATATCTGCATTGCCGTAGGCTAGTTCACTCGGAATAACCAACTTGTATTTAGAACCTTCATTCATCAACATCAAACCCTCTTGCAAGCCATCGACAATGTTGATCATCGAAAGATGAGACGGCTCTTTACGCACATACGTGTCATCAAACACCATGCCATTGACCAAATACGCCTTATAGTTCATCATCACGATGCTCTCTTTTTTAGGCTTTTCACCCGCACCTAACGTGAGCACTTCGTATTGGAGTCCTGACTTGGTTGTTTTGACATTTTTGTTTTTGGCATTCGTTTCAAGGTATTTTTTACCCTCGGCAATATTTTGATCTAAGGCTTGTTTGAATTTTGCTTGGCTCACTTTATTGAGCGTCTCTGCTCGGTCATTGAGGTACGTAACAATCTCTTCATCTTTGAGCTTTTGCTGTTTTTTCAAAGCATCGATAAACCCATCAATTACCGCATTGACATCCGATTTTGCCCCCATTTCAGACTGCTCAAAAAGTTGGTTGGAGATATAGCTTCCCGTGGATACACCAATACTGTATGACTCTTTTTGTACTTGTGTTTTTAGCTCACCAGCAGACGCCCCCGAAACCAAACAAATAAATACAAATAATCCTGTTGTGAGTTGTTTACGCATCATCTTCATACCTTTACATGTAAAATGAAGTGGGCTATGAAATGCATAGCCCACTTTAACGTCGCACATTAAGTGCAACACCTATTTGAGATTTTTATTCACCACGCGTTGTGCTTCGTTGATATACTCAACCGCCGCATCAAGTCGTTGTTTGGTGTACTTAAATCCGTGCATACCCCATGAACCATCTTTTTCAAGAAGGTCTACGGTATCTTGCGCTTTTTCGATCAACTCATAGACTCTGGTTTTATCCGATGCAGGAAGTTTTTTGACTTCGAGCATGGCGTAAAGACCTTGGATGCCGATTTTTACCTGTGTAAATTTCTCTTTCACAGGTGTTTGCCAGCCCATAACCTCATCGTACGCTTGTTTTTGATCTTTAAAGTGAAGTGTCTCTTTCAGTTCTGATAGTACAGGACTGTGACACCCTTTTGCCTCAACTTGATCTTTGTCAGCCCATGTTGTACGTGCACATGACCACATCAAGTCTACAAAGTTACGGCCCTCTTCATTACGATCAAAATGCCAATCTTTCGCATCTCTTGGACCCGTTGCGGCAGAACCTGCAACCAAAGATTTACGTTTTGGATCCACATCAATTTTCCAGATATGAGACCTTCGTTGCGTATCAAATCCCGCTTGATCTTGGAATTGGATGGCATAGAAGTTTTCACAACTCATCATAAATGGCATGTGACATGTTGCACAACTGTTTTTGCTATGCGTATCCGATTTAGACTGGATATACGCTTGCTCTTTGTGACAATCTTTACACTCTTTTTTGAGTTTTGGTTTGGTATAAAGGGAGCTTAAATAACCTTGGTTAGGGTTATAGTTCATACTTTTAATCTCTTTTTCGCCCGTTACAGGACCTGTGACATCGTGTGGATCATGGCAGGTTGCACAACGCATCCCTTTATCATAGTGTGCTGTAAAGTAGGTTTGAGCACCCTCCGTTCCACATCCAGGTCCCATAGATTTGAATTTTGAACTGAGTGCAAGGTCTGGCTTACCGATATTCGCTGGGTTTTTAGCCAAATCAGGACTGTAATCAAATCGTTGGTGACAGCGTTCACAATTTGAGATCAAAAGACCCGAACCACCTTCTAAGTGACCGCCTGCGCCATGACACTCTTCACAGGAGACGCCTTTAGAGATGGTGTGTTTTTGAAGCTCTTTCGCATTACCAAGTGCTGAGAAGAACTCGTTTTGGTTTTTAAAATCAAACCTCCAAGGGTGGCATACTTCACAATACGAAGTCGATGCTTGGAACGCCATTGATTTTTTGTATTTGGCCGCATACGACGCTAAGCCTCTTACATAACCACCATTTTCGCCATACTCTTCTAAGGTTACAGGAAAATCTGGGACCCATTTTTTGATTTTCTTTGCAACTTCAGGGGTAAGGTTAAGCGCCCATGTTCTTTGCCATTGGTTTGCACCCGCGACAATTTGACCTGTACCATTTTTAAGAAGACCGCCTTCAACATGGTACGTTCCACGAAGCAACCACGCATCGAAGAAACCTAACTTTGTTCTAACATGACCTACGGTACAATAGATGATATCAGGGGTAATTCCTTTAGGGAGAATTGACGCTGTATCTTTGTCAAACACAGGATCGGTCAAGTTGTTGTTAAACTCTGGATGTTCTCCTGGGAACCTGATTGTGGTGGCGTGTCGCGACCTGCTCCAAGTCTCATATTGCGCAGGGTGACACTCACCGCATTTCTCTGGCCCAATGAATTTATTGGGGTATTGAAGCATTGAACCACGTGCGACTCTGTACATCATAGAGCTAATGCCTTCGCCGTCACTTCGTTTAGAAGCTTTGGACATTGCTTTACCATGACCCTCAGCCACCCACTCATGTCCACGATCACCTACAGACATTTTACCAACCGTTTTTCCACCGTATTTGGTAAAAATAGGATGGTTTTTAAAGAGCCAATCATACATAACCTGCTCTTCGACAATATAGTCTTGCAACGAGATAACGCCTCTGCTTTCCTTTGTCCCTTTAGGATTAGCAATGACATCTCTTGCTTCCTTAGTCATTTGCATCCCCTCCATTCCTTCGGCGTTTAGACCAACGGAAAAGAGATTGATGCACATGAATAAACCAAGTAACACTTTGTCCCAATTTTTCATGTTTCCTCCTTTGAAAAATTGAATCTCTCATCACCTTTACCTTTTCATAACCATGAAAAAATGTCAATGAATTCAAGATCAACCAGCACGAATGCCTCATTGGAAATACTATCAGGAAAAAAGGGGAGAAAAGGGGGAAGTATTAAATTTGTGTTAAATATAAAAACTAAAAGATAATTGTAAACATAACGCCGTCATCAACATTTTCAACACGCAGTGTGGCACCATTTTTTTCGATGATCATCTGACTCATGTAAAGCCCAAGCCCACTGCTGGATTCTTTGGTCGTAAAGTAAGGGTCAAAGATTTTCTCAATGATCGCATCTTCAATGCATCCTGCATTGTTTTGAAGCGTGATGACAGGAATACCATTGTCTAAAAAAGCGGTAATTTTAATGGTTCGCTCTTTGATTTCACGCGCCAAAAACGCCTCTTTGGCATTATTCATGATATTAATGAGCACTTGGACAATCTCATTGGCATGCCCCAAGCGTGTAAAATTGTTCTGAATGTCGATCTGCACAGCAATGGCATACTTTTCCAACGAAGCACTGAGGAGCTTTTGGGCTCGGTAAATCACCTCTTGCGCACTAAACTCTTTGTTGGCAGTGTCAGGCACAAAAAAGTTTTTAAAATCATCAATCGTGCTTGACATAAAGCAAAGCTGCTCATTCGCCTCTTTGATCTTTTGCGTCAGCTTCTCTTTGGTGAGTTTGTCTTTGTCGCTGTGCAGTTCAAGATTGATCAAAATGGTTCCCACTTGTGCGAGGGGTTGGCGCCACTGGTGCGAGATATTGCCGATCATTTCCCCCATCGAAGCGAGGCGGTTTTGGCTCATCATCAGCATATTGGTCTTCTCTTTGAGACGCTGTTCATTGCGGTAAATTTTATAAAGAAATAAGATAAAAACAATAAAAACAATAAACATGACCGTTCCACCCACCACAAACTCTTTCACATGGTAGGTCAAAATGCTGTAGACGGGGATTTTTAAAGAGAGCATCGCGATCACATCGCCTACTTTACTCTCAAAGGTTGGAATATGGTGGTACTGCTCGATCATCGCCTTAGGTGCGCTGTTGGTCGTGTGGCACTGCAAACAAGACTCTTGAGAGTTATGAATCGGAAGGCTCACGTAAAAATAGCGTGTTCCCTTCTCATTAACGATGCTAGAGTACTCTTTACTTTTACCCTCTTTGAAAGTCTCTAAAATCTCATTTTCAAACGCATTGCCCTCGTGCTCAGGGTTGAGCGGATCGGTTGCGACCAGTTTATAGTCATAATTGATGTTCTTTTTCTCTTTTTGAATGTTGTAAATTTCACGGGTGATGTATGAAGAAGAGAGCAGTCTTGGATCGAAAAAATCTTCCACCAACAGCTTTTTCTCTTTTAACTCTTCAATCAAGGGGCGTTGCACCAACGAGACGTAATCGCGAATCGCGTTCATCGTATCCAAAACAAAAAAAGCCTCTTGTCTGGCATCTTTCATCGCAAGTTCGCGGTAAAAATTGAAAAATAGCAACGTGATGATCGCGTAAAGCACCACAAAAAGCGCTACGATGACTTTGAAACTATATTTCACACACGTACCCCACGCCGTAAAGATTTTTGATGAAATTGTTGTCGATTTTTTTACGCAGCTCTTTCACGATCGACTTGAGTGCCTCTTTGCTCGGCTGTTCAAATTCCCACATATAATCAAACAATTGCTCATACGTCACCATTTGGTTGAGGCGTTTGAGAAAGTACTCTAAAAGCCTGCTCTCACTTTTGGAGAGGTGGACGAGTTCATCTTTGTGAAAGACCGTTTTTTACAAAAGTCGTATTTACATGTAGGATTGATTTGAAACATCGGCGTGTGCCCAATAAGCTCCAACGCCACGTCTTCCAAGGCTTTAATAAGTGCATCTTTATCGTAAGGCTTGACCAAATAACGTGTGATCTTAAGCTCCACAGCCCTCCAGAGATACTCTTGCTCGGTGTGCGCCGAAAGAAGGATGATAGGGATTTTTTTATCAAATTCGCGGATTTTTTTCACCACTTCCAACCCATCCATGTGAGGAATGGAGATGTCAAGCATGATGACATCGTACAGATTGCTTTTGGCTTCATCAAGCGCTTCAATGCCATCTCGAACTCCAACCACTTTGCCAAAAAAGAGCTCCAAAGATTCAACAATGTTGTTCAAAATGCAGGCTTCATCTTCCACACAAAGCACTTTTTTATTCGAAAGAACATCTAAAAGATTGCAGTCACTCATCGTTTTTTAACCCTACTTCATTCAATTTAACGTTTACAGCAGAATAGGATAACGCATCGAAGCTTATAAAATTATTTTCTAAGTAATTTATAAGCTTCTTGAACGAGGGAGATTTTTGCGATTAAGTTCTAAATTGATTTAACCCTTTGTTTAACTCTTCAGTCAATCGAAACAGATGCTCTGACGCTTCAGCGATCTCTTCGACACTGCGTGCATTTTTCGTACTGATCTCGTTTATATTATCCATCTGTGACACAACCGTGGCAATGCTTTCATTGATGTTTTGCGAACTTTTCATCGAGTGTTCCGTAGCTTCAACAGCCTTGTGCATGACCGTTGTTACATCCACAATAGAATGGCTCACATCTTCAGCATTGTGCGTCATCTCTTTGAAAGATTCTGAATTTTTGTTCATCTCATCGGAGCTTTGATTGATGGACTGCACGACAATGTTGATCGTCGCATTGATGTCAACCAGCGCTTTTTGCGTACGTTCCGCTAGGTTTCTCACCTCATCCGCAACAACGGCAAATCCTCGCCCATGTTCCCCCGCGCGTGCCGCTTCAATCGCTGCATTGAGCGCTAAAAGATTGGTTTGGTCAGCGATGTCAGCGATAATCGTTAAAACGCTTTTGACTTGCTCGGTATCTTGGCTTAGCGCATTGAGTTTTTGCGCCAAATTCATCTCTTTTTCGCTGTTGGTGACAATGGTATCTGCCAGCGCTAAGACGATTTTTTTTGCCTCTTCCAATTTGGTATTTGCCATCTCGATTTCAGCCCCAACCCCTTGTGTCGCGGTATAATTCTCTTTCACAATGGCATGAATATGATTGGTGGTGCTCACTGCTTTTTGAATCGTTGCCACCTCTTCTTCCACTCTTTTTCCGATTTCAACCGCCGTCGTACTCAACTGCTCAGAAACCGCTACATTTTCACTGCTCGATGTTTTTCCCATTGAAATGAGTTTTTGCAACACTTCGATAAACGCATCAAAATTGCGCGATACTGAGCCAATCTCATCGTTGGCTTTAATGTTGATACGCTTGGTCAGATCGCCATTGCCTCGTGCCAAATCTTCGGTGACATTTTGAAGCGCCAAAATAGCCCCCAAAATAGAACGTGCCAAGATAAACCCACCACCCAAGACAAATAAAATCATAAAAAGAGTCACACCTACAATAGCGCTATTGCTTGTATTGGCAGACTCTTTTGCCTTTGCCGCCGCCTCTTTCGCCTCATTTAAAACAGATTCATACATTTTTTCAAGGGTTTGGCTCATCGTATCGCCTGCCGTATCGAGTGCGTCATCTAAGGCACTAAAGTCTGATGCCGTATCTGCACCTTTAAGCCCTTTGTCAATGGCGCTGACCAGATCTTTTGTCACCAATGTTTCCAAAACGCCACTCTCCTTCGCAAGCTTCGATGCCAATGCCTTCTCTTCAGATGTATCACTCAGCGTTTCAATTGATGATTGCAAACGTTTCATCTCGCTAAACGTTGTTTTCATCTCACTTTGGCGCTCTTTAGAGATTCCCTCTTTTTGATCGATGATAATATCCATTGCTAAAAGTGTTGCTTGTGTGACATGATGTTGATAGCGCTGGATGTCCATTAATTGGTTATTGCGCAACTGCGCAAGGTCGCTGTGTTCAATTAAACTCCCAATCGTCCTGCTAGCAAAAATATTACTCCCAATCACGATAACAAGAAGCACACTTGCTCCAACAATTAACTTTTTCCTGATTGTCATACATCTTCTCCTGAGTAAAATCGTCTCAAATTTGAATGGAAGTCGAGATTTAAATAGGATCTATTATAACAATTTATTTTCGTTTTTATGAAAAGCGTTTTCATTTTTATCGTTACATGTAAACATTTAGACCACGTTTATGCAACGCCAATATAACAATCACGTTTTATAATGTCTTTAACATTACTACGAAGGAGTCGAAAATGACATCTGCAACCTTAAGCTGTTCCCAAGAGACATGTAAACAAAAACGCTACCACCTTGAACGCCTCTCCTACAAAGCACTATCGACACAACTTGAAAAATGCGAAACCTGTGAAAATGGCCTCTTTAAAACCAACCTCGTCGCAGCACGAACCCACCAAATCATAGCACTCTACTGGGCACAAATCCACAATACCTTTACAGGCAAAGCCGTCGCACAATAAGGGAATTATTTCCCTTCCCTCTCTTTTATTTTTGCTACAATACAAACAATCACATAAACTTCTATGCCTTTAGTTTTACATGTAAAGATGAGAGGAAAAGCCAATGGAAATTATGATTAGCCTTTTGTTGATCGTTCTTATTTGGTTGTTGATGAGTGTTTATCTTATCGTGACGCTTTATATTGTGATTAACGTTGTAAAGTGTGTGAAAGCACTTTTTACCACGATGCCAAGACGTGGGTATAAACAGAGATTTGTTTCTAAGCTTTCACTCAATATTCGTACATTTTTACCAAAGCGGCGCTTTATACAGCTCATCATCGTTATGGCACTCATTAACATCGGGCTTTATGGTATGTCTCGCAACAGTTGGATTGATAATGAAGAGGCTTTACATGTAAAAGCAAAACACTATCTTGTAGCCGGCGATGTCCTCTCTCGTCAGCTTGAAGTTGTGTATGCCATCATTCATCCCGATAGTTACAAAATACGTCCGCTTGTTTGGCTTTTGCAAGGTATTTATGCGCTAGGAGAACAATATCTCCCCAGCGATGATAGTGAAAAAGCAATGTGGTATTACCGCTTTTTTATCTACCCCTATGCAAGTAAGGATATCTTGCCGTACTCTAACCTTGCGGTAAAAGAGTATTTTCGCCCTTATATGCCTCATTTTTTAGGACATATTTTTGTTGAATTTCCTCCTCTTGGACCAATGTTTTTTTATGACAATGGAATTCAAAATGATAAGCTAGTAGATAAAGACTACAGAGAACCACAAATACGTTTTTTAACAAAGAGTTTTGAAATACTAGAAGAACTCTCTACCAAACCTATTCATGATCCAAACATGTACCGAGCTTATCTTCAAGCCTACCCAGGATTTGCATTTTTCTACTCACTTAAACAAGGGTACTACTACAACGGCTTTCAAAACCGACAAGCGCTGTATAAAGAGCCGTGGTTTGTCGAGCAAGATCGTAAGCAGTTAGCATGGTATTTAGATTTTGAGAAAAAATTTACCGATGAAAAAGTGCAAAAACTCTACGGGAAGAGACTTGCAAAAAATAAAGTGCTTCTTTACTGTGCGCTTTTAAGTATGACGGAGGATTTTATAGAGATTACCCATATTAATCACACGTTTTCATGTGAGGGTGAACCTATGCAGACCTATGTACGGGTACGTAATCTGTTAGTGGGTGAAAATGCCAATAAAGCACCTTTATTACGCTCTTCAAAATACAAAGAACTTAGACAGCTCAATGCTTCTCAAAAAGAGAAAGGCGGTGTGTTGTTTGAACTCAGTAATCAAGAGATAGATACACTCTATTTTTCGTATATTAGCGGATATGGTGGTATGTATAAACATATCGGTACTAAAGTTTGTAATTATAGTATTTATGGAAATTCACATGACGGTGCTGACAACATAACTTATGTGGAAAAAAATGCAGAAAAATTTGTTGCAAACAGATATCAAGAATTCCTAGAAAAAATTAATAAAACAACCAAAACAGGAGAGAAACAATGAGTCAAACTATCGAAGAGATCATTTTAGAAAAAGAGCAAGAGTTGGGGCTAAACCAAGAACAATTAGAAGCCCAGCCTCGCCCTTATTGATTCCCTTGATTTTTGTAACTAAAAAATAGTATCATTTCGCATGAGTAAAAAAGATAAACTTTGGGCTAAATTTATGGAAGTCCCACCCAAAAAGAACTTAACTTGGAATGAACTCTCCGCATTGATGTTAGCGCTTGGTTTTGAAGCATTACAGGGTGATGGCTCACGAGTGAAGTTTTATCATAAAGCTAAAGACATAATGATCAATCTTCATAAACCCCATCCTGGCAATTTACTCAAAACGTATCTTGTAAAACAGATACAAGACAAACTAAAGGAGGCATTTGATGGCTAATGTATTGACCTATCAAAACTATACTGGCTCAGTAGAATACAGTCATGAAGACCGATGTTTCTTTGGAAAAATCGAATTTATTAATGACTTGATCACCTTTGAAGCGACGAGTGTTGATGAGCTCGAAACCAATTTTCAAGAAGCGGTTGAGAGTTATATGCTTACATGTAAAGAGCTAGGCAAAGAGCCACAAAAGCAATTTAACGGCGTGTTCAACATTCGCCCAGGCGTTGAACTGCATATGGCGGCTGCGCGTAAAGCGATGGAAGTGGGGATGTCTTTGAACGCTTATATCAAAAGTCTTATCGCTAAAGATACCCATCTTTCTATCAATTAGTCATCACAAGCATTTGATGGCTAATCCTTCTACACCCCAAAAAATTTTTACATGTAAACCCTAATCCGCACCATTTTCCTGCTTCTCTGCCCCGCTTCGGATGATGTCTGCGCCGTATTTATCGCGTAGTTTGGTGAGCTTTTCGGACAAGCGTTTTGACTTTTCGTCAGACTCTGCATACAAAAGCGAAAAGGTTTTGGTTTGCATGGGTGTGATAAAGTTTGAAAGTGCAAGTCCAAGGTGGAGCACGCCATAATGCGGATGGGTGTCGAGCGATGCGACCATCTGCACAACCCATTCGCGGTACATTCCTTCGCTAAACGAGCGATCGAGCGTTTGTGAGCTTTTCGATGAAATGCCATTTTCATAGCGCAAATAGAGATAATAGGTCGTTGGATGCAGATCAAGCTTGGCGATCGTGTAGGAGAGGTGGCGTGAGAGGATGATCGCACGGCGCAACACCTCTTCTCGGTTATGAATCACATGAAAATTGCGCGAAATGCCGATGGAACGGCGATCGCGTTTGGTAACAACGGGTTCGTTATCGGCTCCACTGATGCGCGCAATGAGATCTTTGCCGATGGTTCCCCATGTTAAGACGAGTTTAGCGTGCTCCAAAACCTCGCCCAAGGTGGCGATGCCGTAACTCTCAAACTTTTTTTGAAGCACGCGCCCGATGCCAGGAAACGTGGCGATGGGCATCAAAGAGACAAACGAAGCGATCTCATTTTTAGGCACCAACGTCAAACCGTAGGGTTTTCTAAAATCCGTCGCAAGCTTTGCGATCCACTTGGAACTCGACGCGCCAATCGAGATGGGCAGATCAAATTTTTCTAAAATCTCTTGTTGCAACGACGCCATAAAAGCATGCGTCTGCTCCTCTTTGACCCACCCTTTGAGATCGCCCCAAAACTCATCGATACTGTACTGCTCTAGAATGGGAATTTTCGTCTCCAAAAAAGCGCGAAGTTTGGTGGAGAGCAGTTGGTAAAAAAGATGGTCGCTGGGAATAATGAGCAGTTTTGGACACATCGCCAGCGCGTCATGAAGGGATGTTCCTGTTTTGATGCCGTATTTTTTGGCTTCGTAACTCTTTGCGATCACGATGCCATGCACCCTGCTTTTTTCGTCCAAAAATTCACGCTTCCATGCGTTTTGATCAAAGCCATGAAACGCTTTTTTATGCTGCATCAATCCATTAAAACCACCCACCGATTCAGTCATGACACTTT from Sulfurospirillum multivorans DSM 12446 carries:
- a CDS encoding type II toxin-antitoxin system HicB family antitoxin — encoded protein: MANVLTYQNYTGSVEYSHEDRCFFGKIEFINDLITFEATSVDELETNFQEAVESYMLTCKELGKEPQKQFNGVFNIRPGVELHMAAARKAMEVGMSLNAYIKSLIAKDTHLSIN
- a CDS encoding 4Fe-4S dicluster domain-containing protein; its protein translation is MENDGKRRAFLKVLGLGSVSLGTAGYSVAMEAEKAEKKPHYGMIFDQNKCVGCTDCEVACRKVNDVPEGQVRLYLENKTDPETPMEKKYVRVSCQQCEDAPCVAVCPSKACHKDAKTGIVTMNPDDCIACKYCIVACPYDVRFINKKTKAAENCNFCLNTNLAKGKEPACVESCKYKALVFGDLNDENAYINQILHVKDSVRMKPTYGTKPSLRYIPVVKVGV
- the nrfD gene encoding NrfD/PsrC family molybdoenzyme membrane anchor subunit encodes the protein MNGAINFTYGFSHGVEWGWPIAVYLLLAGISGGALIVALLVRFYKKQHEDTPLLKAASLVSFVTIALGMVFLVGDLEKPLYFWKILIHYNFSSVMSIGVMAISVYIPLTLIMCLYLFEKEISVVLAKKSQLLGYFTLIMGILRKFRPLIEVLSVVFAVVICAYTGFLISVLVRFPILNTAILPALFVVSGLSAGTASASMVATWFFKEDAHSSDMKTLHVIEWPIMAVEIMLIAMLFVSLLVGNEFQQTTTVAFQSGVYANLFWFGVMGVGFGLPLVLNFALGKHVAHSHAAFYLSGMASVAGVLCLRMFIIYAGQTFGV
- a CDS encoding DNA polymerase Y family protein; translated protein: MIIHLDLDCFFVSAERTRIPELMGKPVVVCKSGDSKIFSTHDSESVMTESVGGFNGLMQHKKAFHGFDQNAWKREFLDEKSRVHGIVIAKSYEAKKYGIKTGTSLHDALAMCPKLLIIPSDHLFYQLLSTKLRAFLETKIPILEQYSIDEFWGDLKGWVKEEQTHAFMASLQQEILEKFDLPISIGASSSKWIAKLATDFRKPYGLTLVPKNEIASFVSLMPIATFPGIGRVLQKKFESYGIATLGEVLEHAKLVLTWGTIGKDLIARISGADNEPVVTKRDRRSIGISRNFHVIHNREEVLRRAIILSRHLSYTIAKLDLHPTTYYLYLRYENGISSKSSQTLDRSFSEGMYREWVVQMVASLDTHPHYGVLHLGLALSNFITPMQTKTFSLLYAESDEKSKRLSEKLTKLRDKYGADIIRSGAEKQENGAD
- a CDS encoding cytochrome c gives rise to the protein MKNWDKVLLGLFMCINLFSVGLNAEGMEGMQMTKEARDVIANPKGTKESRGVISLQDYIVEEQVMYDWLFKNHPIFTKYGGKTVGKMSVGDRGHEWVAEGHGKAMSKASKRSDGEGISSMMYRVARGSMLQYPNKFIGPEKCGECHPAQYETWSRSRHATTIRFPGEHPEFNNNLTDPVFDKDTASILPKGITPDIIYCTVGHVRTKLGFFDAWLLRGTYHVEGGLLKNGTGQIVAGANQWQRTWALNLTPEVAKKIKKWVPDFPVTLEEYGENGGYVRGLASYAAKYKKSMAFQASTSYCEVCHPWRFDFKNQNEFFSALGNAKELQKHTISKGVSCEECHGAGGHLEGGSGLLISNCERCHQRFDYSPDLAKNPANIGKPDLALSSKFKSMGPGCGTEGAQTYFTAHYDKGMRCATCHDPHDVTGPVTGEKEIKSMNYNPNQGYLSSLYTKPKLKKECKDCHKEQAYIQSKSDTHSKNSCATCHMPFMMSCENFYAIQFQDQAGFDTQRRSHIWKIDVDPKRKSLVAGSAATGPRDAKDWHFDRNEEGRNFVDLMWSCARTTWADKDQVEAKGCHSPVLSELKETLHFKDQKQAYDEVMGWQTPVKEKFTQVKIGIQGLYAMLEVKKLPASDKTRVYELIEKAQDTVDLLEKDGSWGMHGFKYTKQRLDAAVEYINEAQRVVNKNLK
- a CDS encoding ATP-binding protein yields the protein MKYSFKVIVALFVVLYAIITLLFFNFYRELAMKDARQEAFFVLDTMNAIRDYVSLVQRPLIEELKEKKLLVEDFFDPRLLSSSYITREIYNIQKEKKNINYDYKLVATDPLNPEHEGNAFENEILETFKEGKSKEYSSIVNEKGTRYFYVSLPIHNSQESCLQCHTTNSAPKAMIEQYHHIPTFESKVGDVIAMLSLKIPVYSILTYHVKEFVVGGTVMFIVFIVFILFLYKIYRNEQRLKEKTNMLMMSQNRLASMGEMIGNISHQWRQPLAQVGTILINLELHSDKDKLTKEKLTQKIKEANEQLCFMSSTIDDFKNFFVPDTANKEFSAQEVIYRAQKLLSASLEKYAIAVQIDIQNNFTRLGHANEIVQVLINIMNNAKEAFLAREIKERTIKITAFLDNGIPVITLQNNAGCIEDAIIEKIFDPYFTTKESSSGLGLYMSQMIIEKNGATLRVENVDDGVMFTIIF
- a CDS encoding methyl-accepting chemotaxis protein, which produces MTIRKKLIVGASVLLVIVIGSNIFASRTIGSLIEHSDLAQLRNNQLMDIQRYQHHVTQATLLAMDIIIDQKEGISKERQSEMKTTFSEMKRLQSSIETLSDTSEEKALASKLAKESGVLETLVTKDLVSAIDKGLKGADTASDFSALDDALDTAGDTMSQTLEKMYESVLNEAKEAAAKAKESANTSNSAIVGVTLFMILFVLGGGFILARSILGAILALQNVTEDLARGNGDLTKRINIKANDEIGSVSRNFDAFIEVLQKLISMGKTSSSENVAVSEQLSTTAVEIGKRVEEEVATIQKAVSTTNHIHAIVKENYTATQGVGAEIEMANTKLEEAKKIVLALADTIVTNSEKEMNLAQKLNALSQDTEQVKSVLTIIADIADQTNLLALNAAIEAARAGEHGRGFAVVADEVRNLAERTQKALVDINATINIVVQSINQSSDEMNKNSESFKEMTHNAEDVSHSIVDVTTVMHKAVEATEHSMKSSQNINESIATVVSQMDNINEISTKNARSVEEIAEASEHLFRLTEELNKGLNQFRT
- a CDS encoding FKBP-type peptidyl-prolyl cis-trans isomerase; the protein is MRKQLTTGLFVFICLVSGASAGELKTQVQKESYSIGVSTGSYISNQLFEQSEMGAKSDVNAVIDGFIDALKKQQKLKDEEIVTYLNDRAETLNKVSQAKFKQALDQNIAEGKKYLETNAKNKNVKTTKSGLQYEVLTLGAGEKPKKESIVMMNYKAYLVNGMVFDDTYVRKEPSHLSMINIVDGLQEGLMLMNEGSKYKLVIPSELAYGNADMQEIPAGSTVVFEVELLKVLKPGELANSAKPLSDEEIKQAHGIEKKKL
- a CDS encoding type II toxin-antitoxin system HicA family toxin — its product is MSKKDKLWAKFMEVPPKKNLTWNELSALMLALGFEALQGDGSRVKFYHKAKDIMINLHKPHPGNLLKTYLVKQIQDKLKEAFDG